The sequence TGGTTTAAGTTAGATTGATTTTGAACTAGTACTTAGAATTAATTAAGTTGTGATTTTGGGATTCAAAAGGAATCAATTGGGAATTTTGTCGGATGAGTTTGTTTTGGGGTTTATTGTGTCGTTTCCCTCAGGAGAAGAATTGAAGAGCAACAGCATGGTAAGAAATTGTAAAATTCAGATGCAAGGTTTAGATTTGTATGCAGATTTATTTGTATTGGAGATGTCTGATTTTGATGTGATTTTTTTAGAAGATTGGTTGTCTCAGCATGAGGCTACCATAGACTGTAAGCAGAGAACTGTATCTTTGAAAGATCAGAACGGGAAATCGTTGGTGTTCCGCACTACGTCTAAGAAGAGCGCACCAGGTATGATTTCTGCAGGAACAGCCTGGAAATTATTGAGTAATGGTTGTACAGGATTTCTTACGAGTCTAATTGGTGATCTGGAGGTACAGCGACCGAAACTTGAAGATGTTGAAGTAGTGAAAGattttccggatgtctttcccgATGATGTTGCGGGATTGCCTCCTATCAGGAAAGTCGAATTTGGGATAGAATTGTTGCCTGAAACTAAGCCAgcttctaaggcaccgtacagattggcaCCGACCGAGATGAAAGAATTAAAGGATCAGTTGAAAGAGTTGCTATATATGGAGttcatcagaccgagtgtatcgccttggggtgcaccggtgttgttcgtcaagaagaaagatgggtcaatgagattgtgcattgactacagagagctgaaccgagttacagtgaagaacagatatcccttGCCCAGAATAGACGACTTGTTCGACCAATTTCAAGGGGCAGAGGTGTTCTCAAAAATCGATCTACGATCAAgttaccatcagctgaaggTAAAAGATGCAGATGTGCAGAAGACAGCATTCAGGACTCgctatggccactatgagttcttggtaatcccgtttgggttgaccaatgcaccagctgtgttcatggatttgatgaacaggctGTTTAAACctttcttggatcagtttgtcatagtattcatagatgacatattgatctattcTCGCAGTAGGGAGGAACATCGTCAGCACTTGACTACAgtgttgcagattttgaaagaaaagcagctgtatgctaaattcagtaagtgtgaattttggctggagcagatttcatttttgggtcatatagtTTCAGCTAAAGGGATTGAGGTCGATCCGTCTAAGGTGGAAGCGGTTCGGAATTGGGTTGCTCCGAAGAATGCTACAGAAatacgaagtttcttgggtttagcaggctactacaggAGATTTATTCAAGACTTCTCTAAGATAGCTCTACCACTGACTTCCTTAACTCGAAAAGGTGTGAAGTTTGTGTGGTCAGATCAATGTGAGAAGAGCTTTGCCGAATTGAAAGAAAGACTGATGTCAGCGCCAGTGCTAGCAATTCCAGAAGGCACGGGTCATTTTGTGGTTTATACCAATGCTTCTAAGAGTGGATTAGGAGCTGTTTTGATGcaagataataaattaatagcatatgcatctcgacagctgaaggttcatgagAGAAACTACCcgactcatgatcttgaattggcggcagtggtttttgctttgatGCTATGGAGACACTACTTGTACGGCGAAAGgtgtcagattttcactgaccacaaaagcctaaaatacttcttcacctagaaggagttgaacatgaggcaaaggATATGGATGGAattggtgaaggactacgactgtgacattagctatcaTCCGGATAAGGCTAATGTTGTagcagatgcattgagtcgcaatcTGCGACATTGAACCAATTGACAGTCCAGCAAGAATTTATTGCTGAAATTAAACGGATGAGGTTGGAGGTATTCGAACCAATGGAGGTATGCACTCTAGCAGCCTTAATAGTAGTATCTAGTTTGCTTGACAGAATTCGTGCAGGCCAAGCTTCTGATGAACAGTTGACGTTGTGGAGGAACAGAGATGAAGCTAAGGGTGGTACATTGTACACTATCAAAGATGGAATTGTTCATCACCGAGGTAGAATGTGGGTGCCAGCATTAGACTCACTGAGAGTTGAAGTGATGACTGAAGCCCATACTgttccgtattccattcatccaggaagtacgaaaatgtataaggatctgcaatccttatattggtggccaggAATGAAGAGGGATGTTGTTAAATTTGTGAATGAATGTTTGACTTGCCTGCAGGTGAAGATCGAGCATCAGAGACCGGCAGGACTCCTGAAACCATTGCCAATACCCACATGGAAGTGGGAAGATGTCACCATGGATTTCATGGTAGGATTGCTAGTTTCAACGCGAAGGATGAACTCGATTTGGGTGATAGTTGACAGGTTAACTAAGTCAGCTCACTTTATTCCAGTCAGGAataacttctcgatgaatcagtatgcagagctATACATTCGagaaattgtcagattgcatggagtaccAGCGAGGATAGTATCTGACAGAGACCCTAAATTCACTTCAAACTTTTGGGGAAGTTTACATAGAGGATTATGAATGAAGCTAGCTTTCAGTATAGCTTTACACCCTCAGACAGATGTTCAGTCAGAACGAGTGATCCAATTACTCaaagacatgttgagagcttgtAAGATCGACTTTTGAGGTAATTGGGAATCGAaattgcctttagtggagtttacttacaacaatagttatcaagcaactattggcatggctccttatgaggcgttgtatgggagaATGTGTAGAACTCCCCTACactgggatgaagttggagagaGAGCTGTTTTGGGACCGAAAATAGTGACCCAAACAGTAGATGTGATAGCCAAGATCAGAgacagaatgttgacagctCAAAGTAGACAGAAAAGTTACGCCGACCAGCGACgtagagatttggagtttgaagtAGGTGACCATGTATTTTTAAAGGTGTCACCATGGAAAGGTATTATGAGATTCGGGAAAAAGGGTAAATTGTGtccaagatatataggaccttttGAGATCCTAGAAAAGTTTGGGGCTCGAGCTTACCGAGTGGCACTACCACCCAACTTGGAGGGTGTTCACAATGTCTTCCATATCTCCATGCTAAGGAAGTATGTGgcaaatccttctcatgttatcTGCCATGAGCCAGTGGATTGGACGCCCGACTTGTCCTATGAGGAGATGCCTGTTCAAATCTTAGACAGATATGTTCGTTGGTTGAGAAACAGAGAGATTCCAATTGTGAAAGTCTTATGGCGCAACCAGTTGGTTGAGGAAGCTACCTGGGAAACCGAGCAGGATATGCGAGCACACTATCCTGAACTGTTTGGTAAgccaaatttcgaggacgaaattcttttaaggagggtagagttgtaTGGTCCAAAAATttcactagcttaatcacggttaattgattaaattatatgatttaatgcatgttatttagaatgtttaattgttatgtttaattatgtgattaATTTAAATGCCTGAAATTGTAAGCatatgtatgattttaaagttttcatgtTGGAATTAATCTTGGGTCGCAGGAACGAGTTTAGCCTTGAAACgagttaagaaaatattttaaatgagttTAAGGGATAaagtgtatttttatttaagtgggagagtaaaaaaattttaaaggattttaagAGTAACTAATGGGTCGTGTtgaagcccattagtcacaaaagaaaAGCGTTCAGGATTTATTTCTGAACACTCATTTTGAACGCTCacttttattttctcaaatctCTCTCGAACACTGCGATCTTCAGGCTAGGGTTCTTCCACTTCTCAAGGCTCGATCGTTCCGCCGTccaggttaatcccaatcagacgattcaggcaagtttttactgattttgaaacccattcaagaatatatgtagtttgaaggtaaaaccctaggtgcttgattgatgatatatgcatgtttcttgaaaattttatgagtatgttgcttgattgtgatacgtgaagcattcctgatgtgttcggttcatgtttattgagttttgaaagatttgaatgcaatatatcagatttttgggtaaaagtagtTATGAAGGTTTTTGACTCAAAATCTTTgaatgtttgatgtattggcacaagttattttgaaattttgatgttgttgaatggtatttttgatgaaaaattGTCCCTAAGCAGTGTGGTTTTGAAAAAGagcagaaaagatcagttttcAGAAAATGAAGTCacaacggcgcgcccgcgctgccaaGCAGTGCGCCTGCGCCTAAGTCACGCATGTCTGCGCataggaggcgcgcccgcgctgccaaGCAGCGCTCCCGCGTCGAGCACCTGCACTTTTCCAAGCaggcggcgcgcccgcgctaattttgcgcgcgcccgcgccggtGGCAGCGCCGTGACAGCGCGGCCACGCCTCAGGCTCGATTTTCCCACctcattttatgagtttttgagtcctaaaaatcatgattttggtattttaattatttttaagaatgtccATGAAGAAGtttaaagttttcaaggtccGAAAATGCCTCACATGGATCggtcaagttatgtattgcatgattatgttattttctcatgaaagctaatttctcatgaaatgttttgaaggAATTTAATCATGTAGcatcacgataaattttatgagCATGTTACGaggtttatgaaaatgatatgatatgatttgataagatgaatgatatgatacatgaaaaatattttgatgaattatgcgtcttgtggtgattacatggggtatgcacttcgggatgagctcaggagcggctatccaaacatggctcacgggatggttatatggggtatgcacttcgggatgagcgccGAAGCgactatccaaagaatgaaagtttacgggcgtaatgccatatgcttgttaaTCAATAGGAAACCATGAATGGCTCGTTATAACGgttaccacactactcatacttcatcacctcaaatatttttatgttatggctacatcaaagttatgtttattgcatgaaagtttaagttaatgtttttattttaaagtagAAAATCCTTTTTCTGCTTGTTCTTGCTGTttctttcgactcactatacttgaatggtgcaggtaacgatGATGTGGATGCTTATATTGAGGATTATGTGACCGGGCATGAAGAAGAGGCCggggtcggtccaacgggcaatgcatgagtgtgaacGCTTTAGCTTGGGAGTCGTTTTAaaaacatttgttttattttttttatttgatgagaggcaaACAAGTTTAAATTTCTTTAGTTGTTGGCCATGTTTGGCAAAGATTTTTAGATACTATTTTATTATGTGCAATTTTTATATGCTCCTTTTAATAAAGtagatgatgcttccgcaaaatttttatttttaccaaatttaagtatgtatgtttgagtaacgtttcgattGTGAAATTGGGATGTTACAAGAACAACATGTACAAGATATATGACAACTTTATTTAAAAGCCAAGCTTACAAGATACTACAAGTATTCAAGCTAACTTCAAATTTACATCCACTAGATTTGTACAAAACACAACCAACACATGTTATAAACATTAACTCAAGTTCTTGGTAGCACTTTTACATTCTTAGCCCGGAATGTCACTTATCTAAACTTCCAATCGCCCAAGACCTTCTACGACTCGGCCCTCCATcctctgttgcaatgcacacacaaaacaaaacaacagccggataaaccggtaaGTATAAAACTTAGTATGAAACAACGGAAACATATATTGAAACACAGATAGCAAGTTTCATGCATTTCAATATAGAAGACAACATAGATACCGCAAGGCAGTTAGCTACACAATAAAGATTCAAGGCCTAATGAACGGCTCGGTTTAGATGCTAAAACGCACCACTCATCATCAGGCTCAAGCTCATCGCTGATGCTATAACCGAAGTCGATCTATCAATGATAAATACTCGTCATTGATACTTGATATCAAAGTTTATAACTCATCAACGATATCGAAAAAACTTGAATAAATGTTAGGCACACATATATCACAAGATGACATAACCACAATCATCCTATTTTAGTTCAACAATCATAACCAACGATCTAAACATTTTTGTCAAGTATTGTGTGATTTAAGGAAATCGAGAAGGTAAACTCGTCTCGACGAACATCCCTAACTTGATCATCGCCGTATCATACCTTAGTCTTGATAAGGAATGAGCTAGATCCACAAGCTAAAAAATACACAATTGCAATCACAATTCTGCTCAAGCTAAACTCAAGTATCAAAGTCTAAAGCTCACCAACTTTGATCAAATCTCTCCCGATTCGAAACCAAAACTCCCGAAGTCGATGTCCTTTGATTAAATCTGAAATGAATGGTATTCAAGGCCATAACATCAGCAAGAATTCATTTATACCATAGCTCAATCATAAAGATTCAAAATCTATCAATTTtgcaaaccgacggcgtaatgACTGAATATCGGTAACCGTAACCTTATCTATACCAAGTCTAGCTATCATATTAACTCAATAGCATACTCATACAAGCTAGATTTCATCAATAACCAACAATATCAGAGATTACAAGTTTTAAAATAGCTTCAAAAATTCGTATAAAATGCCGAGGACACTCGTTCTTTGATTCGACCTCGAATATACAATATACATAAcaccaagaacacatattcatgcTTCAAATATGATCCCTACCAACATAATTTTGAAACTAGCTGAAGCGAAGAGATTCTTACATCAAAACAAAGCCCCGCTtacaaggattccaaaaccgtATCCGAATTTGAATTTGGTGGGATGGATCTTGAGATGCACAagattgaagatgaagaaagaaCTTGAAAAACTGAAATAAAGAAGGAACCGAGGTGTTGCTGCTGAATTTTCATCCAAAAAGATTATTTACACGTACAAAACCATTTACAAGACATGTGTCATCCACTTATTCAAATAAATTGCATTTTGGCCCCTCAAAACTttactatttgcaattcagtccttatgaaatcttttaattcaatttcaatcctaaataatttaagaatattagaatttaaatctaaactctaaaaattttcaaattaaatttactcggattaaaattaaataatctcgggccttacatatgATCTCTGCAGGAATAGCTTGGTAGTTATTAAGTAATGGGTGTACAGGCTTTCTTGCAAGTCTAACTGGCGAGCTGGAAGTGCAGCGACCGAAACTGGTGGAAGTGGAGGTAGTGAAGGACTTTCCAGAAGTTTTTCCCGATGATGTTGCGGGATTGCCTCCAGTCAGAGAAGTCGAATTTAGGATAGAATTGATGCCTGGAACTAAGCCAGCTTCTAAGGAACCGTACATATTAGCACCGACTGagatgaaagaactgaaagatcaATTGCAAGAGTTGCTGGATAAGGGGTTCATCTGACCGAGTGTATCGCCATGGGGTGCACCGATGTTGTTtgttaagaagaaagatgggtcaatgaggttgtgcattgactatagagagctgaatcgagttacagtgaagaacagatatcccttgcccagaatagatgacttgttcgaccAATTTCAAGGGGAAGAGGTGTTCTCAAAAATAGATCTAAGATCAGGCTACCATCATCTAAAGGTGAAGGACGTAGATATGCATAAGACAGCATTCAGGACTCgctatggacactatgagttcttagtaatgccgtttgggttgaccaatgcaccagctgtgttcatggatttgatgaacagggtgtttCAACCCttcttggatcagtttgtcatagtcttcatagatgacatattgatctacccTCGCAGTCTAGATGAGCATCGTCAGCACTTGTCTACAGTGTTGCAGATTCTGAAAGAAAAGCAAATGTAtgctaagttcagtaagtgtgaattttggctggaaaagatttcatttttgggtcatatagtTTCAGCTAAGGGAATTGAGTTTGATCCGTCTAAAGTGGAAGCGGTTCGAAATTGGGTTGCTCCGAAGAATGCtacagaaatacggagtttcttgggtttagcaggctactacaggAGATTTATTCAAGACTTCTCCAAGATAGCTCTACCACTAACTTCCTTAACTCGAAAAGGTGTGAAGTTTGTGTGGTcagaacaatgtgagaaagcTTTGCAAAATTGAAGGAAAGACTGATGTCAGCACCTATGCTAGCAATTCCCGAAGGCACGGGTCGTTTTGTGGTTTATACCGATGCTTCTAAGAGTGTATTAGGAGATATTTTGATGAAAGATGATAAAGTAATAGCATATGCATCTCGACAGCTGAAGGTCCATGAGAGGAACTACCCgactcatgatcttgagttggcggcagttgtttttgctttgaagctaTGGAGACACTACTTGTACGGCGAAAGGTGTCAGATTTTCTCTCATCACAAAAGCCTAAACTATTTCTTCACTCTGAAGGAGttgatgtagtagcccgtaatcaaaatcaataattaaggaattaatcataattacttggatagagttcggaagctccgaaggtgagttcggaagttccgaacaggatcggaagctctgatgcaggatcggaagctccgatggtattacgtcaggcatgacgtgtggcaagatcggaagctccgatcaggatcagaagctcagatcacccctatccaaagtcaacaagtgatattttgacacgtggcagatcaggatattcggaagctccgatggcaggatcggacgttccgatcgaggttcggacgttccgattgaggatcggaagctccgatcgttgtctataaatagaaggccgagaattcattttcaatttccaattccggatttcctctctactctagtcatattcgagttgttctagccttcctaggcttggcccgggagtcgtcgaggcgttcgatagtcgtagcggagttgtgcccaagttctggaggcatcgacatcaaagggataacgacggacgaaggtatagcttttgcttcctataaatatttaggagtatgcaatagcttagttaaggcttttagaacactttaatgatagtagtatcatttggcagtgtagagcagactataggcgtggacctagagttggtagagcttgcattgttttgaggtacaaaagtactgttcgagatatcctgactgagtatgcatgtatactcatactctcgtactgagcgttttatgctcacatctcgtactctgtgtttcggggcaccctattccatggggcatgcttgcgattggacgaggcgggtggatccaagaggggctagtcagtggttgaccagctggagcttcgtttaggttttatttctgttgtttgaggttgatacagctattcgatttggttgtatattatttggataaattacagattccttttcttgggattgtataatgtttatggtttccgcagttttttctgata comes from Henckelia pumila isolate YLH828 chromosome 4, ASM3356847v2, whole genome shotgun sequence and encodes:
- the LOC140862279 gene encoding uncharacterized protein, producing the protein MATRRNPNNESDQSNQNNQKNQFLAEKNQVHDLDERLGFRTRRIREELKSNSMVRNCKIQMQGLDLYADLFVLEMSDFDVIFLEDWLSQHEATIDCKQRTVSLKDQNGKSLVFRTTSKKSAPGMISAGTAWKLLSNGCTGFLTSLIGDLEVQRPKLEDVEVVKDFPDVFPDDVAGLPPIRKVEFGIELLPETKPASKAPYRLAPTEMKELKDQLKEIDDLFDQFQGAEVFSKIDLRSSYHQLKVKDADVQKTAFRTRYGHYEFLISFLGHIVSAKGIEVDPSKVEAVRNWVAPKNATEIRSFLGLAGYYRRFIQDFSKIALPLTSLTRKGVKFVWSDQCEKSFAELKERLMSAPVLAIPEGTGHFVVYTNASKSGLGALKVHERNYPTHDLELAAVVFALMLWRHYLYGERCIESQSATLNQLTVQQEFIAEIKRMRLEVFEPMEVCTLAALIVVSSLLDRIRAGQASDEQLTLWRNRDEAKGGTLYTIKDGIVHHRGRMWVPALDSLRVEVMTEAHTVPYSIHPGSEDRASETGRTPETIANTHMEVGRCHHGFHGRIASFNAKDELDLVRNNFSMNQYAELYIREIVRLHGVPARIVSDRDPKFTSNFWGSLHRGL